GCTGGTACGTTTACCGTCCGGGCTGACAGTACGCACCATCACCTCACCGCTGACCTGCGGGCGGGCATTATCCTGATAGCGCTGCCACTGCTTTCCGCCATCTACCGAGTATTCAATACCAAGCCCCGGCAGGCTGACATTCGCCGCCAGCACCCCGGCTGCCACCTGCGCCCCTGGCACCGGCAGGCGGTATGCAAGCGTGGTTTTATCCACCTTCGCCAGCTCACGCTGCCCCAGCAGGTTTGCAAAACGCTCCCAGTCCTGGTGCAGCGCTTTGGTATCCACATGGTGCGTGACGCCCCCCTGATACTCTTTACCGGCCTGGAAAGGTTGCTCCCACCCGGCCTGGTGCCAGGCACGCTCCGCCATGGCAATCAGGCGCGGGAACAGGCGATATTCCAGCTCATCGTCTGTGCGCACCACCTCGCTCCAGAGCTGGGCGGAGATCCCGTGAGCGCCCGGCCAGGGTTTGTCTGACTTCGCCGCGAAGGTCATACCGTCGCGATCGACGGAGGTCTCCGCATTTTGCGGCAGGTTATTGGGGGCAAAGCTGAACAGCTTGCGCTCATCGGTAAAGCGTGTTCCCCAGTAATATCCCGGCTCTTGCGGATCCACTTCATAAGGGAAGTCGAGATAGACATAATCCGGGTTAGAGATGGTCACCTCATAGCCTTTGTTCGCCCAGTCATTGACCGAATCCGCCCCGCCCCAGTACAGGGTATCCCAGAAGTTCACCCCAACGCGTTTCGTGGCGAAGGCGCTGGCATCTTTGGCATCTTTGAGGCCGTCCTGCCAGGCCTGCATCTTCTCGATACCGTGCTTATTAACAATCTTGCTCACCTCCACGGCGAACCAGCTCGGCAGGTGCTCCAGATCGGCCACTTTGCCCTCTTTCAGCATGGTCTGGCACACCTGAGACTTCGCCCAGGGCTTGTCCTGTTTGCTGAGATCCAGCTGGCCTTTACCCGCTTCCGGTTTGTTCTTATCCGTATACCCCGGGCCGAGGTAGATATTTTTCGCCTCGTCGCCACCGAAATGCCAGGTCGTCAGCGCCAGCCCGGCCTCTTTGTGCATCTGCTGGATCTCGCCGATCACTTTATCAATAAAGTGGCGCGAGGATTCCAGGCACGGGTTCAGGTAGCCGGTGCGATCGTAAAACTGCACGCCCGTGGTGTTTGAGGTATCGGTCGGATCCAGCAGCCGGTAGGCCGCGGCCTCCTGCGCTTTGCCCTCTTTCATCAGACGATCATAACGGGCTTCCATGGAGATAACCGCCGCACGGGCGTGGGCCGGTACGTCTATCTCCGGGATCACCTCAATATGGCGCGCCTTCGCGTATTTGAGGATCTCGATATAGTCCGCTTTACTGAAATAGCCGCTGCCGTTGGTCGAGGTATCCGGCCCGGAACCCAGCTGTGGCAACAGGCAGGTTTTCTCACTCAGATCGTGGCAGCGCTTACTGCCGACTTCTGTCAGCTCCGGCAGCCCGGGGATTTCAATGCGCCAGCCTTCATCATCGGTCAGGTGGAAGTGGAATTTATTCAGCTTGTAGGCCGCCATCTGATCCAGCGCACGCAGGATAGACGCCTTGCTGTGGAAGTTGCGCCCCACATCAATAAACATCCCCCGGTACTGGAAGCGCGGCGCATCTTCCGCATCCAGGGTGGCTATCTTCATCGCCCCTTGTGTCGGGATCAGCGACAGCACAGACTGCAGACCATAAAAGACCCCGGCTTCGTCATAGC
This Shimwellia blattae DSM 4481 = NBRC 105725 DNA region includes the following protein-coding sequences:
- a CDS encoding beta-N-acetylhexosaminidase, with protein sequence MFKLSISAAAIAGLLASGAAFAGQQTVDQISQLAVNYTINDNHAGANGVDCAALGADWASCNKATITLTNHGAAITDKDWAIYFPSIRQILKIDNDQFAVTHIVGDLHKLTPTDKFTGFPAGKSVEIPIVNEYWQLFMTDVIPRWYVTSGEATPKVIASTNSEDLSRFVSPLGGDQWKRTPEDKNILMTAEARFEKNSDVKLLNARNLRGQILPSPSRVTVHGEDVDLSHGVKLDLSALTAPSARAISDRFALLGVKTDGSYPVKTAIAAREFKGDDAVPGAYRLQIGPKEARITGYDEAGVFYGLQSVLSLIPTQGAMKIATLDAEDAPRFQYRGMFIDVGRNFHSKASILRALDQMAAYKLNKFHFHLTDDEGWRIEIPGLPELTEVGSKRCHDLSEKTCLLPQLGSGPDTSTNGSGYFSKADYIEILKYAKARHIEVIPEIDVPAHARAAVISMEARYDRLMKEGKAQEAAAYRLLDPTDTSNTTGVQFYDRTGYLNPCLESSRHFIDKVIGEIQQMHKEAGLALTTWHFGGDEAKNIYLGPGYTDKNKPEAGKGQLDLSKQDKPWAKSQVCQTMLKEGKVADLEHLPSWFAVEVSKIVNKHGIEKMQAWQDGLKDAKDASAFATKRVGVNFWDTLYWGGADSVNDWANKGYEVTISNPDYVYLDFPYEVDPQEPGYYWGTRFTDERKLFSFAPNNLPQNAETSVDRDGMTFAAKSDKPWPGAHGISAQLWSEVVRTDDELEYRLFPRLIAMAERAWHQAGWEQPFQAGKEYQGGVTHHVDTKALHQDWERFANLLGQRELAKVDKTTLAYRLPVPGAQVAAGVLAANVSLPGLGIEYSVDGGKQWQRYQDNARPQVSGEVMVRTVSPDGKRTSRATTVR